The genomic segment TTAATTTTATTAGGAGGTTTACCTATGAATTCCAAAAAATTGTCTATTATTATCTGTCTCACTGCTTTTATTTTCGCTTTTACCTGCCTGTCTTTTGCCGAAGTTCCTTCTTTAATCAACTACGAAGGCCGTCTGACTGATACTGATGGTAATGCTGTTCCTGACGGTACTTATGAGGTTCAGTTCTCTTTTTATGATGTTCCGTCCGAAGGCACAGCCCTGTGGTCTGAAATGTGGGATGCAGCGACTTCCCCGGTTATGTCGATTAACGGGGTTTTTAATGCCATGCTCGGCTCACATACGCCGATTCCTGAAGATTTTTTCTATGATCATTCTGCCGTCTATCTGGGTATTAAGGTGGGGGCTGATTCTGAAATGATTCCCCGTCAGCGTATCGGCAGTGTTGCCTATGCTATGAATGCGGGTTATGGCGGTGTTCCCAGGGGTGGAATTCTCATGTGGAGCGGTTCTGCAAGTGCTATTCCCAAAGGCTGGGCTTTATGTGACGGCTCTGCTGGTACGCCTGATCTGAGAGACCGTTTCATTGTCGGTGCCGGAGGTGCTTACAGTTTTGGCTCTACCGGGGGATCGGTTAAAACTGATCTGAGTCATGCTCACAGTATTTCCTCTGAAAGCCCAGGTACTAACGGAGCAGGTAATCATGTTCACAGCTTTAGCGCTTCTTTCGGTGTTGATTTTAATTCCGGTGATCCTACTGACAAAGTGAGAGAACAAAGCGGTGATAACGATAATAATGAAACAGTCTGCTCTGAAGGGCACAAGCATAATCTTAATAATGTTAATACTTCTGCTGGCGGTGCCCATTCCCATGTTGTCAATTCCCATGCTCATGGCGGGAAGACCGGTACCGGTCTGGATGGTGTTGAAAATCGTCCGCCTTACTTTGCGCTCTGTTTCATTATGAAACTTTAATTCGCTAATGAATATAAGGAGGTGAACATTATGTATAGAGCCTACGCATAAACTAAAAAAATGGCGAGAATTGCAAAAAAAAATTTAGGCTGACTCCAATATTTCGCATCATTTTTAATATTCAGCAGAATTTGGGGACGTTTAGGATAAATATTTCAAAAAACATATAAAATATCAGTATTTTAGAAACAGTTATCCTGTTAAGTCCTATTTTTCTTTTAAAAATAACTTGGAACTATCTTTGATTGCGTAAAAGAATATGAAAAGCAATCATAGTTTTATCAAGGTGAGCCTGGAAAGAGTCATTTCCCCGCTTCGTCAATCTGTCATCACTCAGATCGCACTTAAGCTGTTTTATCATTCTTTCAACAGAAGGCCTCCTGGTCATAAGAGCTTTGAATCGTTTTGACATAGGCGGATCATCAATATCAATGTGGGGCATCATATCAAACGGTATGGTAACATATCGTCCTTTGTCTGAGACAGGAGAACAAGACTGTTTATTGTCGCATTCAGA from the Desulfonema limicola genome contains:
- a CDS encoding tail fiber protein, which encodes MNSKKLSIIICLTAFIFAFTCLSFAEVPSLINYEGRLTDTDGNAVPDGTYEVQFSFYDVPSEGTALWSEMWDAATSPVMSINGVFNAMLGSHTPIPEDFFYDHSAVYLGIKVGADSEMIPRQRIGSVAYAMNAGYGGVPRGGILMWSGSASAIPKGWALCDGSAGTPDLRDRFIVGAGGAYSFGSTGGSVKTDLSHAHSISSESPGTNGAGNHVHSFSASFGVDFNSGDPTDKVREQSGDNDNNETVCSEGHKHNLNNVNTSAGGAHSHVVNSHAHGGKTGTGLDGVENRPPYFALCFIMKL